A portion of the Burkholderia pseudomultivorans genome contains these proteins:
- a CDS encoding methylglyoxal synthase, translating to MSNTRIALIAHDAKKDEIVALAGEYRDTLAQCRLVGTGTTGGRIAAAHGLEVERKLSGPLGGDLQIGAELAEGRVDIVVFLRDPMTAQPHDPDITALVRACDVHNVPVATNVATARMLLDDLARKMRD from the coding sequence ATGAGCAACACTCGTATCGCACTGATTGCGCACGACGCGAAGAAGGACGAGATCGTCGCGCTCGCGGGTGAATATCGCGACACGCTCGCGCAATGCCGGCTGGTCGGCACGGGCACGACGGGCGGGCGCATCGCGGCCGCGCACGGGCTCGAGGTCGAGCGCAAGCTGTCGGGGCCGCTCGGCGGCGACCTGCAGATCGGTGCGGAACTGGCCGAAGGCCGCGTCGACATCGTCGTGTTCCTGCGCGACCCGATGACCGCGCAGCCGCATGATCCCGACATCACCGCGCTGGTGCGCGCATGCGACGTGCACAACGTGCCGGTGGCGACCAACGTCGCGACCGCGCGGATGCTGCTCGACGACCTGGCGCGGAAGATGCGGGACTAG
- a CDS encoding SDR family oxidoreductase, with the protein MDLGIEGKTALVCAASKGLGRGCAEALAAEGVNLVIVARTRDTLEETAEEIRAASNVSIAAVACDITTPDGRAAALAACPQPDILVTNAGGPPPGDFRDFSHDDWIRALEANMLTPIELIRATVDGMIARRFGRIVNITSSAVKAPIDVLALSNGARSGLTGFVAGLARKVAPHGVTINNLLPGLFDTDRIATTLSASAKAQGVTVDEMRARRAKEIPAGRLGRRDEFGAACAFLCSAHAGYITGQNWLLDGGAYPGTF; encoded by the coding sequence ATGGATCTCGGCATCGAAGGAAAGACCGCGCTCGTGTGCGCGGCGAGCAAGGGGCTCGGGCGCGGCTGCGCGGAAGCGCTGGCCGCCGAAGGCGTGAACCTCGTGATCGTCGCGCGCACGCGCGACACGCTCGAGGAAACCGCGGAGGAGATCCGCGCGGCGTCGAACGTGTCGATCGCCGCGGTCGCCTGCGACATCACGACGCCCGACGGCCGTGCGGCCGCGCTCGCGGCGTGCCCGCAGCCCGACATTCTCGTGACGAATGCGGGCGGCCCGCCGCCGGGCGACTTCCGCGACTTCTCGCACGACGACTGGATCCGCGCGCTCGAGGCGAACATGCTGACGCCGATCGAGCTGATCCGCGCGACCGTCGACGGCATGATCGCGCGCCGCTTCGGCCGGATCGTCAACATCACGAGCTCGGCGGTCAAGGCGCCGATCGACGTGCTCGCGCTGTCGAACGGCGCGCGCTCCGGGCTGACCGGCTTCGTCGCCGGGCTGGCGCGCAAGGTCGCGCCGCATGGCGTGACGATCAACAACCTGCTGCCGGGGCTGTTCGACACCGACCGCATCGCGACCACGCTGTCCGCGTCGGCGAAAGCGCAGGGCGTGACGGTCGACGAGATGCGCGCGCGGCGCGCGAAGGAGATTCCGGCCGGGCGGCTGGGCCGGCGCGACGAGTTCGGCGCGGCCTGCGCGTTCCTGTGCAGCGCGCACGCGGGCTATATCACCGGGCAGAACTGGCTGCTCGACGGCGGCGCGTATCCGGGCACGTTCTGA
- the upp gene encoding uracil phosphoribosyltransferase, translated as MKQDSRFPNLFITDHPLIQHKLTHMRDKDTSTRTFRELLREITLLMGYEITRNLPITTKRVETPLVAIDAPVIAGKKLAIVPVLRAGIGMSDGLLDLVPSARVGHIGVYRAEDHRPVEYLVRLPDLEDRIFILCDPMVATGYSAVHAVDVLKRRNVPAANIMFVALVAAPEGVQVFQDAHPDVKLFVASLDSHLNEHAYIVPGLGDAGDRLFGTKN; from the coding sequence ATGAAACAGGACAGCCGCTTCCCGAATCTCTTCATCACCGATCACCCGCTGATCCAGCACAAGCTCACGCACATGCGCGACAAGGACACGTCGACCCGCACGTTCCGCGAGCTGCTGCGCGAAATCACGCTGCTGATGGGCTACGAGATCACCCGCAACCTGCCGATCACGACCAAGCGGGTCGAAACCCCGCTGGTCGCGATCGACGCGCCCGTGATCGCGGGCAAGAAACTGGCGATCGTGCCGGTGCTGCGCGCGGGCATCGGGATGTCGGACGGCCTGCTCGACCTGGTGCCGTCGGCCCGCGTCGGCCATATCGGCGTGTACCGCGCGGAGGATCATCGCCCGGTCGAATACCTGGTGCGCCTGCCCGACCTCGAGGACCGGATCTTCATCCTGTGCGACCCGATGGTCGCGACCGGCTACTCGGCCGTGCATGCGGTCGACGTGCTCAAGCGCCGCAACGTGCCGGCCGCGAACATCATGTTCGTCGCGCTGGTCGCCGCGCCCGAGGGCGTGCAGGTGTTCCAGGACGCGCACCCGGACGTGAAGCTGTTCGTCGCATCGCTCGATTCGCACCTGAACGAGCATGCATACATCGTGCCGGGCCTCGGCGACGCGGGCGACCGCCTGTTCGGCACCAAGAACTGA
- a CDS encoding YebC/PmpR family DNA-binding transcriptional regulator, whose translation MAGHSKWANIKHKKAAADAKRGKVWTRLIKEIQVAARLGGGDVNSNPRLRLAVDKAADANMPKDNVKRAIDRGVGGADGANYEEIRYEGYGIGGAAIIVDTLTDNRTRTVAEVRHAFSKFGGNMGTDGSVAFMFDHVGQFLFAPGTSEDALMEAALEAGADDVSTNDDGSIEVLCDWQAFSAVKDALEAAGFKAELAEVTMKPQNEVEFTGDDAVKMQKLLDAIENLDDVQEVYTNAVIVEE comes from the coding sequence ATGGCTGGTCACTCGAAATGGGCCAACATCAAGCATAAGAAGGCAGCGGCCGACGCGAAGCGCGGCAAGGTCTGGACCCGCCTGATCAAGGAAATCCAGGTCGCGGCCCGTCTCGGCGGCGGCGACGTCAACTCGAACCCGCGCCTGCGTCTGGCGGTCGACAAGGCGGCCGACGCGAACATGCCGAAGGACAACGTCAAGCGCGCGATCGATCGCGGCGTCGGCGGCGCGGACGGCGCGAACTACGAGGAAATCCGCTACGAAGGCTACGGCATCGGCGGCGCGGCGATCATCGTCGACACGCTGACCGACAACCGCACGCGCACCGTCGCGGAAGTCCGCCACGCGTTCTCGAAGTTCGGCGGCAACATGGGCACCGACGGCTCGGTCGCGTTCATGTTCGATCACGTCGGCCAGTTCCTGTTCGCGCCCGGCACGTCGGAAGACGCGCTGATGGAAGCGGCGCTCGAAGCCGGCGCGGACGACGTCAGCACGAACGACGACGGCTCGATCGAAGTGCTGTGCGACTGGCAAGCCTTCTCGGCAGTGAAGGACGCGCTCGAAGCGGCCGGCTTCAAGGCCGAGCTCGCCGAAGTGACGATGAAGCCGCAGAACGAAGTCGAATTCACCGGCGACGACGCGGTAAAGATGCAGAAGCTCCTGGACGCGATCGAAAACCTCGACGACGTGCAGGAGGTGTATACGAACGCCGTCATCGTCGAGGAATGA
- the purD gene encoding phosphoribosylamine--glycine ligase: MKLLVVGSGGREHALAWKLAQAPRVQMVYVAPGNGGTAQDERLKNVDITSLDELADFAERESVAFTLVGPEAPLAAGIVNLFRARGLKIFGPTREAAQLESSKDFAKAFMKRHGIPTADYETFSDTAAAHAYIDAKGAPIVVKADGLAAGKGVVVAMTLEEAHAAVDMMLSDNKLGDAGARVVIEEFLDGEEASFIVMVDGKHALALASSQDHKRLLDEDRGPNTGGMGAYSPAPIVTPQMHARVMREIIMPTVRGMEKDGIRFTGFLYAGLMIDKDGNPRTLEFNCRMGDPETQPIMARLKSDFSKVVEQAIAGTLDTVELDWDRRTALGVVLAAHGYPDAPRKGDRINGIPAETEQAVTFHAGTTLADGDKLVTSGGRVLCVVGLADSVREAQQHAYDAINQINFEGMQYRRDIGYRALNRKSA; encoded by the coding sequence ATGAAACTACTCGTCGTCGGTTCCGGCGGCCGCGAACATGCGCTGGCGTGGAAGCTCGCGCAAGCGCCGCGCGTCCAGATGGTCTACGTCGCGCCCGGCAATGGCGGCACGGCGCAGGACGAGCGTCTGAAGAACGTCGATATCACGTCGCTCGACGAACTCGCCGATTTCGCGGAACGCGAAAGCGTCGCGTTCACGCTGGTCGGGCCGGAAGCGCCGCTTGCGGCCGGCATCGTCAACCTGTTCCGCGCGCGCGGCCTGAAGATCTTCGGGCCGACCCGCGAAGCCGCGCAGCTCGAAAGCTCGAAGGATTTCGCGAAGGCGTTCATGAAGCGCCACGGCATCCCGACCGCCGACTACGAAACCTTCTCCGACACGGCCGCCGCGCACGCGTACATCGACGCGAAGGGCGCGCCGATCGTCGTGAAGGCCGACGGCCTCGCGGCCGGCAAGGGCGTGGTCGTCGCGATGACGCTGGAAGAAGCGCACGCGGCCGTCGACATGATGCTGTCGGACAACAAGCTCGGCGATGCCGGCGCACGCGTCGTGATCGAGGAATTCCTCGACGGCGAGGAAGCCAGCTTCATCGTGATGGTCGACGGCAAGCACGCGCTCGCGCTCGCCTCGAGCCAGGACCACAAGCGCCTGCTCGACGAGGATCGCGGCCCGAACACCGGCGGCATGGGCGCGTATTCGCCCGCGCCGATCGTCACGCCGCAGATGCACGCGCGCGTGATGCGCGAGATCATCATGCCGACCGTGCGCGGGATGGAGAAGGACGGCATCCGCTTCACCGGCTTCCTGTATGCGGGCCTGATGATCGACAAGGACGGCAATCCGCGCACGCTGGAATTCAACTGCCGGATGGGCGACCCGGAGACGCAGCCGATCATGGCGCGCCTGAAGAGCGATTTCTCGAAGGTCGTCGAGCAGGCGATCGCGGGCACGCTCGACACGGTCGAGCTCGACTGGGACCGCCGCACCGCGCTCGGCGTCGTGCTGGCCGCGCACGGCTACCCGGACGCGCCGCGCAAGGGCGACCGCATCAACGGGATCCCGGCCGAAACCGAGCAGGCCGTGACGTTCCATGCGGGCACCACGCTCGCCGACGGCGACAAGCTCGTCACGTCGGGCGGCCGCGTGCTGTGCGTGGTCGGCCTCGCCGATTCGGTGCGCGAAGCGCAGCAGCATGCGTACGACGCGATCAACCAGATCAATTTCGAAGGCATGCAGTATCGCCGCGACATCGGCTACCGCGCGCTCAATCGCAAGAGCGCGTGA
- the hemF gene encoding oxygen-dependent coproporphyrinogen oxidase, producing the protein MTDSTYDVARVRTYLQDLQTRIADALGALDGTPLATDAWQRGPAERLRGGGCTRILEGGRVFERAGIGFSDVAGDALPPSASAARPQLAGRGFEALGVSLVLHPRNPYCPTVHMNVRMLIATKPGEAPVFWFGGGMDLTPVYGFEDDARHFHQTCKDALDPFGAELYPRFKKWCDEYFFLKHRNEMRGIGGIFFDDFSEPGFERSFDMMRSVGDAFLSAYLPIVERRVDLPYGEREREFQAYRRGRYVEFNLVFDRGTLFGLQSGGRTESILMSMPPVANWRYNWQPEPGSPEARLYSDFIVPRDWV; encoded by the coding sequence ATGACCGATTCGACCTACGACGTGGCGCGCGTGCGCACGTATCTCCAGGACCTGCAGACGCGCATCGCCGATGCGCTCGGCGCACTCGACGGCACGCCGCTCGCGACCGATGCCTGGCAGCGCGGTCCCGCCGAGCGGCTGCGCGGCGGCGGCTGCACGCGGATCCTCGAAGGCGGCCGCGTGTTCGAGCGCGCGGGAATCGGCTTTTCCGACGTCGCGGGCGATGCGCTGCCGCCGTCGGCGAGCGCGGCGCGCCCGCAGCTCGCGGGCCGCGGCTTCGAGGCGCTCGGCGTGTCGCTGGTGCTGCACCCGCGCAACCCGTACTGCCCGACCGTGCACATGAACGTGCGGATGCTGATCGCGACGAAGCCCGGCGAAGCGCCGGTCTTCTGGTTCGGCGGCGGCATGGACCTGACCCCGGTGTACGGCTTCGAGGACGACGCCCGGCATTTCCACCAGACCTGCAAGGACGCGCTCGATCCGTTCGGCGCCGAACTGTACCCGCGCTTCAAGAAGTGGTGCGACGAGTATTTCTTCCTGAAGCACCGCAACGAGATGCGCGGCATCGGCGGGATCTTCTTCGACGATTTCTCCGAGCCCGGATTCGAACGGTCGTTTGACATGATGCGCAGCGTCGGCGACGCGTTCCTGTCGGCCTACCTGCCGATCGTCGAGCGCCGCGTCGACCTGCCGTACGGCGAGCGCGAGCGCGAGTTCCAGGCCTATCGCCGCGGCCGCTACGTCGAATTCAACCTGGTATTCGACCGCGGCACGCTGTTCGGCCTGCAAAGCGGCGGCCGCACCGAGTCGATCCTGATGTCGATGCCGCCGGTCGCGAACTGGCGCTACAACTGGCAGCCCGAGCCGGGTTCGCCGGAAGCGCGCCTGTACAGCGACTTCATCGTGCCGCGCGACTGGGTCTGA
- a CDS encoding nicotinate-nucleotide adenylyltransferase: MPRPNKRTRFLDTTARPAPLPRRIGLLGGTFDPIHDGHLALARRFAEVLDLTEVVLLPAGQPYQKRDVSAAEHRLAMTRAAAASLSLPGASVSVATDEIEHEGPTYTVDTLARWRERIGPDASLSLLIGADQLVRLDTWRDWRRLFDYAHICAATRPGFDLGAASPAVAQEIAARQAGADQLKATPAGRLLIDTTLAFDIAATDIRAHLRECLARRARMPDASAEHVPAAVWAYILQHRLYHS; the protein is encoded by the coding sequence CTGCCCCGCCCCAACAAAAGGACGCGTTTTCTGGACACCACCGCCCGCCCCGCCCCGCTGCCGCGCCGTATCGGCCTGCTGGGCGGCACGTTCGACCCGATCCACGACGGCCATCTCGCGCTCGCGCGCCGTTTCGCCGAGGTGCTCGACCTGACCGAAGTCGTGCTGCTGCCCGCCGGGCAGCCGTACCAGAAACGGGACGTGTCGGCCGCCGAGCATCGGCTCGCGATGACGCGCGCGGCCGCCGCGTCGCTTTCGCTGCCGGGCGCGAGCGTCAGCGTCGCGACCGACGAGATCGAGCACGAAGGCCCGACCTACACGGTCGACACGCTCGCGCGCTGGCGCGAGCGGATCGGCCCCGACGCGTCGCTGTCGCTGCTGATCGGCGCCGACCAGCTCGTGCGCCTCGACACGTGGCGCGACTGGCGCAGGCTGTTCGACTACGCGCACATCTGCGCGGCGACGCGCCCGGGCTTCGACCTCGGCGCGGCGTCGCCGGCCGTCGCGCAGGAAATCGCCGCGCGGCAGGCCGGCGCCGACCAGCTGAAGGCCACGCCGGCCGGCCGGCTGCTGATCGACACGACGCTCGCGTTCGACATCGCCGCGACCGACATCCGCGCGCACCTGCGCGAATGCCTCGCGCGTCGCGCCCGGATGCCCGACGCGTCGGCCGAGCATGTGCCGGCCGCCGTCTGGGCCTATATTCTTCAACATCGTCTCTACCATTCCTGA
- the rsfS gene encoding ribosome silencing factor → MDIRKLQRVIVDALEDVKAQDIKVFNTSHLTELFDRVVVASGTSNRQTKALASSVREKVKEAGGDVVSSEGEDTGEWVLVDCGDAVVHILQPALRQYYNLEEIWGDKPVRMKLGGGKGPNGAAGASDDEDDEEEAAPARPARKTAARRR, encoded by the coding sequence ATGGATATCCGCAAACTGCAGCGCGTGATCGTCGACGCCCTCGAAGACGTCAAGGCGCAAGACATCAAGGTGTTCAACACCAGCCACCTGACCGAACTGTTCGACCGCGTGGTCGTCGCATCGGGCACCTCCAACCGCCAGACCAAGGCGCTCGCGTCGAGCGTGCGCGAGAAGGTCAAGGAAGCCGGCGGCGACGTCGTCAGCTCCGAAGGCGAAGATACCGGCGAATGGGTGCTGGTCGACTGCGGCGACGCGGTCGTGCACATCCTCCAGCCGGCGCTGCGCCAGTACTACAACCTCGAGGAAATCTGGGGCGACAAGCCGGTGCGGATGAAGCTCGGCGGCGGCAAGGGCCCGAACGGCGCGGCCGGGGCGAGCGACGACGAAGACGACGAGGAAGAAGCCGCACCGGCCCGCCCGGCGCGCAAGACGGCCGCCCGCCGCCGTTAA
- the rlmH gene encoding 23S rRNA (pseudouridine(1915)-N(3))-methyltransferase RlmH, whose product MKLYILAVGHKMPGWIASGFDEYTKRMPPELRIELREIKPELRSGGRSAESVMAAERQKIEAALPKGARIVALDERGRDWTTMQLAQALPGWQQDGRDVAFVIGGADGLDPELKGRADLLLRISSMTLPHGMVRVLLAEQLYRAWSITQNHPYHRA is encoded by the coding sequence ATGAAGCTTTACATCCTCGCGGTCGGCCACAAGATGCCCGGCTGGATCGCGTCCGGCTTCGACGAATACACGAAGCGGATGCCGCCCGAGCTGCGCATCGAGCTGCGCGAGATCAAGCCCGAACTGCGTTCGGGCGGCCGCAGCGCCGAAAGCGTGATGGCGGCCGAGCGGCAGAAGATCGAGGCCGCGCTGCCGAAGGGCGCGCGCATCGTCGCGCTCGACGAGCGCGGCCGCGACTGGACCACGATGCAGCTCGCACAGGCGCTGCCGGGCTGGCAGCAGGACGGTCGCGACGTCGCGTTCGTGATCGGCGGCGCCGACGGGCTCGATCCCGAACTGAAAGGCCGCGCCGACCTGCTGCTGCGCATCTCCAGCATGACGCTGCCGCACGGCATGGTGCGCGTGCTGCTCGCCGAACAGCTTTACCGCGCGTGGAGCATCACGCAGAATCACCCCTACCACCGCGCCTGA
- a CDS encoding Maf family protein, protein MPSSPSSSERFPTLYLASQSPRRQELLQQIGVRFELLLPRADEDAEALEAELPGESADTYVQRVTVAKAEAARARLVASGRPAAPVLVADTTVTIDGAILGKPADAADALAMLTRLAGRAHEVLTAVAVVGADGALLPPALSRSSVRFAAAPRDAFARYVETGEPFGKAGAYAIQGRAAEFVERIDGSHSGIMGLPLFETAALLRAARVAF, encoded by the coding sequence ATGCCGTCCAGCCCCTCCTCCTCCGAACGCTTCCCGACCCTTTATCTCGCTTCGCAAAGCCCGCGCCGCCAGGAACTGCTGCAGCAGATCGGCGTGCGCTTCGAACTGCTGCTGCCGCGCGCCGACGAGGACGCCGAGGCGCTGGAGGCCGAACTGCCCGGCGAGTCCGCCGACACGTACGTGCAGCGCGTGACCGTCGCGAAGGCCGAAGCCGCGCGTGCGCGGCTCGTCGCGAGCGGCAGGCCGGCCGCGCCGGTGCTGGTCGCGGACACCACCGTGACGATCGACGGCGCGATCCTCGGCAAGCCGGCCGACGCGGCCGACGCGCTCGCGATGCTGACGCGCCTCGCCGGCCGCGCACATGAAGTGCTGACCGCGGTCGCGGTGGTCGGCGCCGACGGCGCGCTGCTGCCGCCCGCGCTGTCGCGCTCGTCGGTGCGCTTCGCGGCCGCGCCGCGCGACGCGTTCGCGCGCTACGTCGAGACCGGCGAGCCGTTCGGCAAGGCGGGCGCGTATGCGATCCAGGGTCGCGCGGCCGAGTTCGTCGAGCGAATCGACGGTTCCCATTCAGGTATCATGGGTCTGCCCCTTTTTGAGACCGCCGCGCTGCTGCGCGCCGCCCGCGTCGCTTTCTGA
- the rng gene encoding ribonuclease G → MNEEILINLTPQETRVALVQQGAVQELHVERTLSRGRVGNIYLGKVVRVLPGMQSAFIDIGLERAAFLHVADIWQPRIAGEPPSAAAHQPIEKTVFEGQTLMVQVIKDPIGTKGARLSTQVSIAGRTLVYLPQEPHIGISQKIESEAEREAVRARLTAVIPPDEKGGYIVRTIAEDATSDELAGDVAYLRKTWATIVAQAQRLPATSLLYQDLDLAQRVLRDFANDDTTRIQVDSRETYQRLADFAAEFTPAVSPKLHHYTGERPLFDLYNIETEIQRALSRRVDLKSGGYLMIDQTEAMTTIDVNTGGYVGARNFDDTIFKTNLEAAHTIARQLRLRNLGGIIIIDFIDMENAEHRDAVLSELKKALSRDRTRVTVNGFSQLGLVEMTRKRTRESLAHVLCEPCPTCQGKGQVKTSRTVCYDILREILRESRQFNPREFRVIAAQQVIDLFLDEESQHLAMLIDFIGKPVSLQVESNLSQEQYDIVLM, encoded by the coding sequence ATGAACGAAGAAATCCTGATCAACCTCACGCCGCAGGAAACGCGGGTCGCACTCGTCCAGCAAGGCGCGGTGCAGGAACTTCACGTCGAGCGCACGCTGTCGCGCGGACGGGTCGGCAACATCTATCTCGGCAAGGTCGTGCGCGTGCTGCCCGGCATGCAGTCGGCGTTCATCGACATCGGCCTCGAACGCGCGGCCTTCCTGCACGTCGCCGACATCTGGCAGCCGCGCATCGCGGGCGAGCCGCCGTCGGCCGCCGCCCACCAGCCGATCGAGAAGACCGTGTTCGAGGGCCAGACGCTGATGGTCCAGGTGATCAAGGATCCGATCGGCACGAAGGGCGCACGGCTGTCGACGCAGGTCAGCATCGCGGGCCGCACGCTCGTCTACCTGCCGCAGGAGCCGCATATCGGCATCTCGCAGAAGATCGAGAGCGAAGCCGAGCGCGAAGCCGTGCGCGCGCGCCTGACGGCCGTGATCCCGCCGGACGAGAAAGGCGGCTATATCGTGCGCACGATCGCCGAGGATGCGACCTCGGACGAGCTGGCCGGCGACGTCGCGTACCTGCGCAAGACCTGGGCGACGATCGTCGCGCAGGCGCAGCGGCTGCCGGCGACGAGCCTGCTGTACCAGGATCTCGACCTCGCGCAGCGCGTGCTGCGCGACTTCGCGAACGACGACACGACGCGCATCCAGGTCGATTCGCGCGAAACCTACCAGCGCCTCGCCGATTTCGCGGCCGAATTCACGCCGGCCGTGAGCCCGAAGCTGCACCACTACACCGGCGAGCGGCCGCTGTTCGACCTGTACAACATCGAGACGGAGATCCAGCGCGCGCTGTCGCGCCGCGTCGACCTGAAGTCGGGCGGCTACCTGATGATCGACCAGACCGAGGCGATGACGACGATCGACGTGAACACCGGCGGCTACGTCGGCGCGCGCAACTTCGACGACACGATCTTCAAGACCAACCTCGAGGCCGCGCATACGATCGCGCGGCAGCTGCGGCTGCGCAATCTCGGCGGGATCATCATCATCGACTTCATCGACATGGAGAACGCCGAGCATCGCGACGCGGTGCTGTCCGAGCTGAAGAAGGCGCTGTCGCGCGACCGCACGCGCGTGACCGTCAACGGCTTCTCGCAGCTGGGGCTCGTCGAGATGACGCGCAAGCGCACGCGCGAATCGCTCGCGCACGTGCTGTGCGAGCCCTGCCCGACCTGCCAGGGCAAGGGCCAGGTGAAGACGTCGCGCACCGTGTGCTACGACATCCTGCGCGAGATCCTGCGCGAGTCGCGCCAGTTCAATCCGCGCGAATTCCGCGTGATCGCCGCGCAGCAGGTGATCGACCTGTTTCTCGACGAGGAGTCGCAGCATCTCGCGATGCTGATCGACTTCATCGGCAAGCCGGTGTCGCTGCAGGTGGAGTCGAATTTGAGTCAGGAGCAGTACGACATCGTCTTGATGTAA
- a CDS encoding BON domain-containing protein, which produces MKMGHGIRAALGVAVAAVSIGAGAQSGASAGMAASAPAGVGGAASAGTRAKVMRQANRALRRKVYAALARHREIDAGSISVTAKGGAITLNGTVAEASQLETVEQVAREVAGVTSVTNRLAVQRPLGQ; this is translated from the coding sequence ATGAAGATGGGGCATGGCATTCGAGCAGCGCTCGGCGTCGCTGTCGCGGCGGTGTCGATCGGCGCAGGGGCGCAGTCGGGGGCGTCGGCGGGCATGGCGGCGAGCGCGCCGGCCGGCGTGGGAGGCGCCGCGTCCGCGGGCACGCGTGCGAAGGTGATGCGGCAGGCGAACCGCGCGCTGCGGCGCAAGGTCTACGCGGCGCTCGCCCGGCACCGGGAGATCGACGCGGGCAGCATCAGCGTGACCGCGAAGGGCGGCGCGATCACGCTGAACGGCACGGTCGCCGAGGCGTCGCAGCTCGAGACGGTCGAGCAGGTCGCAAGGGAGGTCGCCGGCGTGACGTCGGTGACGAACAGGCTGGCCGTGCAGCGACCGCTCGGCCAGTGA
- a CDS encoding porin, which yields MKLKWSGGAALAMFACVAHAQSSVTLYGAIDSGLVYQSTSASSFAPTAKNNGHMFGFKDAGIYSSFWGLKGSEDIGGGYKVNFRLQGVFNSGNGKLGLADTTGGTAVFNQQATIGISGPFGTLDVGRQFTPMIYAMADTDVRNAQYFGSILSAWLGLNQVAGWSGTNTNVPIGALYDSNALVYQSPKFYGASIGLEYAPGGVPGQIQGGARESAVLRYSNYGLNLAAVYYNAHDTNTAAATPTGLANNRFYYVGAKYTFSGLSVSASYAIGKNPSNTSRTNYEMISGGLGYQFSPFFRITSGYYYLKDRNNGANHSSEYAAGAEYSLSKRTMVYAQVGYVANHGTMNQTITYGQPVAPGVSTTAAMIGMRHTF from the coding sequence GTGAAACTGAAATGGAGCGGTGGGGCTGCACTCGCGATGTTCGCGTGCGTGGCGCATGCGCAATCGTCGGTCACGCTGTACGGTGCGATCGATTCGGGCCTCGTTTATCAGAGTACGTCGGCGTCGTCGTTCGCCCCGACCGCGAAGAACAACGGGCACATGTTCGGCTTCAAGGATGCCGGCATCTATTCGAGTTTCTGGGGCTTGAAGGGCAGCGAGGACATCGGCGGCGGCTACAAGGTGAACTTCCGGTTGCAGGGGGTGTTCAACAGCGGCAACGGCAAGCTCGGGCTCGCGGACACGACGGGCGGCACCGCGGTGTTCAATCAGCAGGCGACCATCGGTATCTCGGGGCCGTTCGGCACGTTGGATGTCGGCCGCCAGTTCACGCCGATGATCTACGCGATGGCCGACACCGACGTCCGCAATGCGCAGTATTTCGGCAGCATCCTGAGCGCGTGGCTCGGACTGAACCAGGTGGCCGGCTGGTCCGGCACGAACACGAACGTGCCGATCGGCGCGCTGTACGACAGCAATGCGCTCGTCTACCAGTCGCCGAAGTTCTACGGCGCGTCGATCGGGCTCGAATACGCGCCGGGCGGCGTGCCGGGGCAGATCCAGGGCGGCGCGCGCGAGTCGGCGGTGCTCAGGTATTCGAACTACGGGCTCAATCTCGCGGCGGTTTACTACAACGCACACGACACCAACACCGCGGCGGCGACGCCGACCGGTCTGGCCAACAATCGCTTCTACTACGTCGGTGCGAAGTACACGTTCAGCGGATTGTCGGTGTCGGCGTCGTACGCGATCGGCAAGAATCCGTCGAACACGAGCCGCACGAACTACGAAATGATTTCCGGCGGCCTCGGCTACCAGTTCAGCCCGTTCTTCCGGATCACGTCGGGCTACTACTACCTGAAGGATCGCAACAACGGCGCGAACCATTCGAGCGAATACGCGGCGGGCGCCGAATACAGCCTGTCGAAGCGCACGATGGTCTATGCGCAGGTCGGCTACGTCGCGAACCACGGCACGATGAACCAGACAATCACATACGGTCAGCCCGTCGCGCCGGGCGTGTCGACGACCGCCGCGATGATCGGCATGCGACACACCTTCTGA